A genomic segment from Sulfitobacter mediterraneus encodes:
- the trxB gene encoding thioredoxin-disulfide reductase: MAETRKTKVLIIGSGPAGYTAGVYASRAMLEPILVQGIEPGGQLTTTTEVENWPGDTEVQGPDLMVRMQDHAKAMGTEIIGDIITDLDLSSRPFHATGDSGTTYVADAVILATGARAKWLGLESEEKFKGFGVSACATCDGFFYRGQEIVVIGGGNTAVEEALFLTNFASKVTLIHRRDELRAEKILINRLMKNPKIEPLWFHELEEVYGTDNPLGVEGVKVKHTKTGEITDIPAKGVFVAIGHAPANELVKDTLETHMGGYVVTKPDSTETSIPGVFAAGDLTDHKYRQAVTSAGMGCMAALEAERFLAEVGDDEGKDTSLPLGHGAEVKEGV; the protein is encoded by the coding sequence ATGGCCGAGACACGCAAAACCAAAGTTCTGATCATCGGCTCAGGCCCAGCGGGATATACCGCAGGCGTTTATGCCAGCCGCGCCATGCTGGAGCCTATCTTGGTGCAGGGCATCGAACCTGGCGGCCAGTTGACCACCACAACAGAGGTCGAAAACTGGCCCGGCGATACCGAGGTGCAAGGGCCGGATCTGATGGTCCGCATGCAAGACCACGCAAAGGCGATGGGCACCGAAATCATCGGCGATATTATCACCGATCTGGATCTGTCCAGCCGCCCCTTCCATGCGACAGGCGACAGCGGCACCACCTATGTGGCAGACGCGGTCATCCTTGCCACCGGCGCCCGTGCCAAATGGCTTGGCCTTGAGAGCGAAGAAAAGTTCAAAGGCTTTGGCGTATCTGCCTGTGCCACATGTGATGGCTTTTTCTATCGCGGTCAGGAGATCGTCGTCATCGGCGGCGGCAACACCGCCGTGGAAGAGGCATTGTTCCTCACCAACTTTGCCTCCAAGGTCACGTTGATCCACCGCCGTGATGAGCTGCGGGCGGAAAAGATCCTGATCAACCGCTTGATGAAAAACCCCAAGATTGAGCCTCTCTGGTTCCATGAATTGGAAGAAGTTTACGGCACCGACAATCCGCTGGGCGTCGAAGGCGTCAAGGTCAAACACACCAAAACCGGCGAGATCACGGACATTCCGGCCAAGGGTGTTTTTGTTGCCATCGGTCACGCGCCTGCCAACGAATTGGTCAAAGATACGCTGGAGACCCACATGGGCGGCTATGTCGTGACCAAGCCTGATAGCACAGAAACGTCGATCCCCGGCGTGTTCGCTGCGGGTGATCTGACAGACCACAAGTACCGCCAAGCGGTGACCAGTGCGGGCATGGGGTGTATGGCCGCGCTTGAAGCGGAGCGTTTCCTTGCCGAAGTCGGTGATGACGAAGGCAAAGACACCTCCCTGCCGCTGGGTCACGGTGCAGAAGTAAAAGAGGGCGTTTAA
- a CDS encoding Hint domain-containing protein, whose translation MTLNAYRSTGATSAGLSQPGFAQYPPAQRGGRGTSPVPMRSFEIAALRKDGSLFIGQDRAPALSLFESAFTAFARGTVIQTEIGGIAVEDLQPGDMVNTSSGEPAPVIWIGSSSFVPADAGRRMPLMRIMADSFGPARPSSFLTVGPGARILKTPHHLRGEAGETRLLTPVREFVDGVNVIEVVPPTPVRLFHICLTRHAAINAGGLEMETFHPGAHAMRATSSSLRDRFLEMFPQIDTLADFGPLAHPRAPEAGLDTGTVQALQA comes from the coding sequence ATGACATTGAACGCATACCGCAGCACCGGTGCGACATCCGCAGGACTGTCACAGCCGGGCTTTGCCCAATACCCACCGGCACAGCGTGGCGGGCGCGGCACATCGCCCGTGCCCATGCGCAGTTTTGAAATTGCCGCGCTGCGCAAAGACGGATCGCTGTTCATCGGCCAAGATCGTGCGCCTGCCCTATCCTTGTTTGAATCCGCCTTCACCGCCTTTGCCCGTGGCACTGTCATCCAGACCGAAATCGGCGGCATCGCCGTGGAAGACCTGCAACCGGGCGATATGGTCAACACCTCCTCGGGCGAGCCGGCACCCGTGATCTGGATCGGATCCAGCAGCTTTGTCCCTGCCGACGCAGGCCGCCGGATGCCATTGATGCGCATCATGGCGGACAGTTTCGGCCCGGCGCGCCCCTCGTCTTTCCTGACTGTGGGACCGGGCGCGCGTATTCTCAAGACGCCGCATCACCTGCGCGGCGAGGCTGGCGAAACCAGGCTGCTGACCCCGGTGCGGGAATTTGTGGATGGTGTGAATGTGATTGAAGTGGTGCCACCGACGCCGGTGCGCCTGTTCCACATTTGCCTGACCCGCCATGCGGCGATCAATGCAGGCGGGCTGGAGATGGAGACATTTCACCCCGGTGCCCATGCGATGCGGGCAACGTCATCCTCCTTACGGGACCGATTCCTGGAAATGTTTCCGCAGATCGACACCTTGGCCGATTTTGGGCCTCTGGCACATCCCCGCGCACCCGAAGCGGGTTTGGACACCGGAACCGTTCAGGCGCTTCAGGCCTGA
- a CDS encoding Lrp/AsnC family transcriptional regulator produces MAGTRLDPIDRKILAELQADGRMTNVELAKRVGISAPPCLRRVRTLEEQGYIKGYHADVDARELGFEVQVFAMVGLASQAEVDLSAFEAKCREWPLVRECHMLNGEVDFILKCVAPDLSSFQSFLTGDLLTTPNVASVKTSLVIRGAKDDPGVPFDVLEQRLETQA; encoded by the coding sequence ATGGCAGGCACACGGCTTGATCCGATTGATCGGAAAATTCTGGCTGAATTGCAGGCGGACGGTCGGATGACCAACGTTGAATTGGCCAAACGGGTTGGTATTTCCGCGCCGCCCTGTCTGCGCCGGGTGCGTACCCTCGAGGAACAGGGGTACATCAAGGGTTACCATGCCGATGTTGACGCCCGCGAGTTGGGCTTTGAGGTGCAGGTGTTTGCGATGGTGGGGCTGGCCAGCCAGGCCGAAGTTGATCTGAGTGCCTTCGAAGCAAAATGCCGCGAATGGCCGCTGGTGCGTGAATGCCACATGCTCAACGGCGAGGTGGATTTCATCCTCAAATGCGTGGCGCCGGACCTGTCCAGCTTTCAAAGCTTTCTCACCGGTGACTTGTTGACCACACCCAATGTGGCCAGTGTCAAAACCAGCCTGGTGATCCGGGGCGCCAAGGATGACCCTGGCGTTCCCTTTGATGTTTTGGAACAGCGGCTCGAAACTCAGGCCTGA